One stretch of Burkholderia pyrrocinia DNA includes these proteins:
- a CDS encoding AraC family transcriptional regulator: MSRPVNRSAVPSPFWRDAALPFIEARTVDDGRAICYVKHTHDTFSLGAIVGGTSTYVNGATNEHVGRGVLVIIDPEQVHACNPYGPDAWAYRMVYVDVPWLARLQHSLGRDPNGDFHGFSPKLTERRDLFAQFGGFYRTLMSPGIDPLGKESAAVEFFTQLHGALDRELPGMRPADDNAKLARAADYIAAHCREGITLDAICAAADLSPSYLIRAFNARYGMTPHAFLIDRRVQYGRTELRRGRPIADVALDAGFADQAHFQRAFRRIAAATPGQYRSAMS, from the coding sequence GTGAGCCGTCCCGTCAACCGATCCGCCGTACCGTCGCCGTTCTGGCGCGATGCCGCGCTGCCGTTCATCGAGGCGCGCACCGTCGACGACGGGCGCGCGATCTGCTACGTGAAGCACACGCACGACACGTTTTCGCTGGGCGCGATCGTCGGCGGCACGAGCACCTACGTGAACGGCGCGACGAACGAACACGTCGGGCGCGGCGTGCTCGTGATCATCGATCCGGAGCAGGTTCACGCATGCAATCCGTATGGCCCCGACGCATGGGCGTACCGGATGGTCTACGTCGACGTTCCATGGCTCGCGCGGCTGCAGCATTCGCTGGGTCGCGATCCGAACGGCGATTTTCACGGCTTTTCGCCGAAGTTGACGGAGCGGCGCGACCTGTTCGCGCAATTTGGCGGCTTCTACCGCACGCTCATGTCGCCCGGCATCGATCCGCTCGGCAAGGAGAGCGCGGCGGTCGAATTCTTCACGCAACTGCACGGCGCGCTCGATCGCGAACTGCCCGGCATGCGCCCCGCGGACGACAACGCAAAACTCGCGCGTGCGGCCGACTACATCGCCGCGCATTGCCGCGAGGGCATCACGCTCGATGCGATCTGCGCGGCGGCGGACCTGTCGCCGTCGTACCTGATCCGCGCATTCAACGCGCGCTACGGGATGACGCCACATGCGTTCCTGATCGATCGCCGCGTGCAGTACGGCCGCACGGAGCTGCGCCGCGGCCGGCCGATCGCCGACGTCGCGCTCGACGCGGGCTTCGCGGATCAGGCGCATTTCCAGCGCGCGTTCCGGCGGATCGCGGCCGCGACGCCCGGGCAGTATCGAAGCGCGATGAGTTGA
- a CDS encoding LysE family translocator, producing the protein MSMLVSMAAFALASSITPGPVNIVALSAGARHGLGASLRYAAGATLGFVALFLLIGLGLHAALVRWPVLTTATQWSGIAFLLYMALRLALDDGRLSADPNVAGPSAAAGAAMQWLNPKAWLACVAAMGAYAADGDRAQVWLFAALYLVICFASIACWAYAGASLRHRLANARRMRVFNRLMALLLAGSALFLLDV; encoded by the coding sequence ATGAGCATGCTGGTTTCGATGGCCGCGTTCGCGCTGGCGTCGTCGATCACGCCCGGTCCCGTCAACATCGTCGCGCTCAGTGCGGGCGCGCGCCACGGTCTCGGCGCGAGCCTGCGTTATGCGGCCGGCGCGACGCTCGGCTTCGTCGCGCTGTTCCTGCTGATCGGCCTCGGGCTGCACGCGGCGCTGGTGCGCTGGCCCGTGCTGACGACCGCCACGCAGTGGTCGGGAATCGCGTTCCTGCTCTATATGGCGCTGCGGCTCGCGCTCGACGACGGCCGGCTGTCGGCCGACCCGAACGTGGCCGGCCCGTCGGCGGCGGCCGGCGCGGCAATGCAGTGGCTGAATCCGAAGGCGTGGCTCGCGTGCGTGGCCGCGATGGGTGCGTATGCGGCCGATGGCGACCGCGCGCAGGTCTGGTTATTCGCCGCGCTGTATCTGGTGATCTGTTTCGCGTCGATCGCGTGCTGGGCGTATGCGGGCGCATCGCTGCGGCACCGGCTCGCGAACGCGCGGCGCATGCGCGTGTTCAACCGGCTGATGGCATTGCTGCTCGCGGGCAGCGCGCTCTTTCTGCTGGACGTATAG